The genomic window TACGTTAAATATCCATACGAACACAGATTCAGAGATTACAGCATTGATTATGAATTAGTAATTCCACAGAATACCATTGTAATCCCGGCTAAGAAAGACGGAATTAATTTCGACGGAGATCTGAACAATGACGGAATCAACGATAACGATCAGGAAAGAGACGAAGACGGAAATATCAAAATCGAAAAGAACAAAATCACAGTAAACGGTTCTACTATCGAATACAGTTCTGATGATAAAGACAGCGACAGCATAATCATCAACGGTAAAAAAGTTCCTAGCAACCAGGCAGATAAAGTAATTGACTCTATGAAACACAGCATCAAAAAAATGAAAGGCGGTAACGTAGACATCAAAGTAAACGAAGATAAAAACGAAATTTCCATACAAACTAAATAATTAACTGCAGAGAGTGGCAGAAGGTGTGAATGGATGGCAACAGTTTGAAATTCACACTCTTCTTCTCTCAAAAAGATTAAAAAAATCAACTTTTTAGCTTGTTTATCAAAAAAATAGCATATCTTCGTGAAGTTATTTTAATCCCCAAATCAATAACAAAAATATTTTTTAACCATGGTACAAGTAGCATTAGAAATTGTAATGAAAATCGTAGATTTAATCAGCGGTTTGTTTTAAGAGCGATAATATTTCAATATATTTGTAAAGTATAACCAATATTTGGTTATACTTTTTTGTTTTAATACGAAGATTATGAAAAAACTAATTGGCAAACTGATGCTGAAAATCTTAGGCTGGAAAGTCGTTTTACAAGGTGATAAAAGCAGCTTAGACAGGTGTATCCTAGTGGTAGCACCTCACACCCACAATATGGAATATATTTTGGGAAATCTTGCCTATTGGTCTTTAGAAAAACCCCTGAAAGTAATCATTAAAGATGCTCATACAAAAGCTTGGTACGGTGGAATTGTAAGAGGTTTGGGAGGAATCGGGATCAACAGAAGCCAGAAGAATGATCTGGTAAATTTCGTGGCAAAACAATTTGAAAAAGATAATTTCAGCTTGGTAATCACTCCTGAAGGGACAAGAAGCTGGGTTCCTAAGTGGAGAAAAGGATTCTATCATATGGCTTTGGCAGCAAAGGTTCCTATCGTGTTAGCAGCAGGAGATTTTAAAAGAAAAATAGTTTATTTAGGCTACACAATCCCTTATGAAAGAATTGCGTCTGTTCCTTTTTCAGAAATTATGGAAGAAATTCAAAATTATTATATCAAAAACGATATTGTACCCAAAATTCCGGCAAACTGGAATCCGAATATTATGGGGAATGAGAGTGAAGCTAGAAGCTAGAAGCAAAATTACTTTTTACTTTCTACTTTTTACTTTTATCCATAAAAAATTACTCATCTTACTATGTACACGAAAGATAAAACCAAAGAAGAAATATTAGCATTCATCAATAACTGGGGTGGCGAAACATTTGCAAAAACGCTGGAAATAAGATTTACAGATATTGATCTTGACCATGAAACATTAACAGCCACAATGCCTGTTTTACCAAGAATACATCAGCCATTCGGAATTATGCACGGTGGAGCCAGCTGTGTTTTGGCAGAAACAATGGGCTCCAGCCTTTCTAATATTTTTATCGACGGCGAAAAATATTATGGTGTAGGTACCAATATTAATACCAACCATTTAAGAAGTAAAAAAGACGGCATTGTAACGGCTGTTGCCCGTTTTATCAGAAAAGGAAAATCTATGCATGTCTCCGAAATCGAAATTCGTGATGAGAAAGGTCAGCTAGTAAGCCACACAACCATGACAAATACGATCATCAATAAATAATTTTTTTACACCATAAACTACAAGGCTCAATTTTTGAGCCTTTTTTTATACATCTGCTGCAACCTTTTTAATTTTCCGCATCATATAGATATAAAAAGCTTTAAATTTATATCTATGAAAAAAATTCTACTTTTAACTGTCGCAATTTCAGCACTCTTCATAATGTCCTGTCAGGAAAATGAAGAAAATTCGACAGCCAGCATTCCGATAAACAGTCAGCTTATTGGAAAAGGGTCTATATCGTCTCATTCTATGCCACAACAAAATATCGCGATCACCAACACAACACAATGGAATACCTTCCTTACTGCTCTGGACAGCACTTATAATGTTTCGGGGAGTTTTACGGAAATCAATATCGATTTTAATCAATATATGCTGATTGT from Chryseobacterium camelliae includes these protein-coding regions:
- a CDS encoding PaaI family thioesterase, giving the protein MYTKDKTKEEILAFINNWGGETFAKTLEIRFTDIDLDHETLTATMPVLPRIHQPFGIMHGGASCVLAETMGSSLSNIFIDGEKYYGVGTNINTNHLRSKKDGIVTAVARFIRKGKSMHVSEIEIRDEKGQLVSHTTMTNTIINK
- a CDS encoding 1-acyl-sn-glycerol-3-phosphate acyltransferase, with product MKKLIGKLMLKILGWKVVLQGDKSSLDRCILVVAPHTHNMEYILGNLAYWSLEKPLKVIIKDAHTKAWYGGIVRGLGGIGINRSQKNDLVNFVAKQFEKDNFSLVITPEGTRSWVPKWRKGFYHMALAAKVPIVLAAGDFKRKIVYLGYTIPYERIASVPFSEIMEEIQNYYIKNDIVPKIPANWNPNIMGNESEARS
- a CDS encoding protease complex subunit PrcB family protein: MKKILLLTVAISALFIMSCQENEENSTASIPINSQLIGKGSISSHSMPQQNIAITNTTQWNTFLTALDSTYNVSGSFTEINIDFNQYMLIVAFDQVYNNGGHSIDIVAIDESSQSINVDVEKLLQGNTTSVITQPYHIVKIPKIAKPIVFY